From the genome of Streptomyces sp. NBC_01116, one region includes:
- the pelF gene encoding GT4 family glycosyltransferase PelF: MYFPHGAPHSGVSRVTLLTEGTYPHSHGGVSVWCDQLVTGMPDIAFDVIAVTGTGREPVVWDAPAHIGRIVSVPMWGPTPEGRAPRGDHRRRLAESYERFVTALLDPRAEGGFGPALYALARAAQDARLSPFLRGDHAIGILTALWNRPGLAAREARPTLQDAVTATALLEHALRPLAAPYPEVGVAHAVSGGVAALPGLAALERHGVPLLLTEHGVYLRERYLGYRTAPYRWPVKALVLGFFRLLAEETYRRAALITPGNRYNRLWEEHGGAAPDAIRTVYNGVDPAAFPPAGPEPADPVLSWAGRVDPIKDLETLIRAFALVRERMPAARLRLFGGTPRGGEAYRDRCEALAAELGQAAAVTFEGRVEDIRDAYAAGNVVMLSSISEGFPFTLIEAMSCGRATVSTDVGGVREAVGDTGLVVPPRDPAAMAHAALELLADAERRRTMGEGARLRVIEQFTLRQTIDTFRSIYQELSESGGRRAFSAVEEHAPTTVGSSPVRSAVG; encoded by the coding sequence ATGTACTTTCCCCACGGCGCGCCACACTCCGGCGTGTCGCGCGTCACCCTGCTCACCGAAGGCACCTACCCGCACAGTCACGGTGGTGTGAGCGTCTGGTGCGACCAACTCGTCACCGGCATGCCGGACATCGCGTTCGACGTGATCGCCGTCACCGGCACCGGCCGCGAGCCGGTCGTCTGGGACGCCCCCGCCCACATCGGCCGCATCGTCTCCGTCCCCATGTGGGGTCCCACCCCTGAGGGGCGGGCGCCGCGCGGAGACCACCGCAGACGGCTCGCCGAGTCCTACGAGCGGTTCGTGACCGCACTGCTCGACCCGCGCGCGGAAGGCGGTTTCGGCCCGGCTCTGTACGCGCTGGCGCGGGCCGCCCAGGACGCCAGGCTCAGTCCTTTCCTGCGCGGAGACCATGCCATCGGCATCCTGACGGCCCTCTGGAACCGGCCCGGGCTCGCGGCGCGCGAGGCCCGGCCGACCCTGCAGGACGCGGTGACCGCGACCGCACTGCTGGAGCACGCCCTGCGTCCGCTGGCCGCACCGTACCCGGAGGTGGGAGTGGCGCACGCGGTCAGCGGAGGCGTGGCGGCCCTGCCGGGCCTCGCCGCGCTGGAACGGCACGGTGTGCCGCTGCTGCTCACCGAGCACGGCGTGTATTTGCGCGAGCGCTACCTCGGATACCGCACCGCTCCCTACCGGTGGCCGGTGAAGGCGCTCGTGCTGGGCTTCTTCCGGCTGCTGGCGGAGGAGACCTACCGGCGGGCCGCCCTGATCACCCCGGGCAACCGCTACAACCGGCTCTGGGAGGAGCACGGAGGCGCCGCGCCCGATGCGATCAGGACGGTCTACAACGGTGTGGACCCCGCCGCGTTTCCGCCCGCCGGCCCGGAACCTGCCGACCCCGTCCTCAGCTGGGCCGGCCGCGTCGACCCGATCAAGGACCTGGAGACCCTGATCCGCGCCTTCGCCCTCGTACGGGAGCGGATGCCGGCCGCGCGGCTGCGCCTGTTCGGCGGCACGCCGCGCGGCGGGGAGGCCTACCGGGACAGGTGCGAGGCGCTGGCCGCGGAGCTGGGCCAGGCCGCCGCGGTCACTTTCGAGGGCCGGGTCGAGGACATCAGGGACGCCTACGCGGCGGGAAACGTCGTGATGCTCTCCAGCATCAGCGAGGGCTTCCCCTTCACCCTGATCGAAGCCATGTCATGCGGGCGGGCGACCGTCTCCACGGACGTGGGCGGCGTCCGGGAGGCAGTCGGCGACACCGGTCTCGTCGTGCCGCCCCGCGATCCGGCCGCGATGGCCCACGCGGCCCTGGAGTTGCTGGCCGACGCCGAGCGGCGCCGGACGATGGGCGAGGGGGCCCGGCTCAGAGTGATCGAGCAGTTCACCCTCCGGCAGACCATCGACACCTTCCGTTCCATCTACCAGGAGCTGTCCGAGTCCGGCGGCCGGAGAGCATTCTCGGCCGTAGAGGAACACGCGCCGACGACGGTGGGCAGTTCACCGGTGAGGAGCGCGGTCGGATGA
- a CDS encoding DUF4839 domain-containing protein, with the protein MADEIKYEYKAVQTVRGTDGLVISKMQKDGWELVEQLPGRLRTTLNFRRPKRPLPWRLIGVGVAALVVLAAIIGTGVALGDGDEEKGASASSPAASEKPSATPPVDEPTTAEVITAQNSPEFATLLKADPCGEANVNFATKHEGQTVAFDGSIRHMAAHADARTRYDFLLGPGDKGPQTTDGPNFKYEDVNTGNLHLTGKEVSATIAVGDKFRFTAEVIEFNTVQCLFRLAPVSTETR; encoded by the coding sequence GTGGCCGATGAGATCAAGTACGAGTACAAGGCCGTGCAGACGGTTCGGGGCACCGACGGTTTGGTGATCTCGAAGATGCAGAAGGACGGATGGGAGCTCGTAGAACAGCTCCCAGGAAGACTTCGCACCACCCTCAACTTCCGTCGGCCGAAGAGGCCACTGCCTTGGCGTCTGATCGGGGTGGGGGTTGCCGCCCTCGTGGTCTTGGCCGCCATCATCGGCACGGGCGTTGCGCTCGGCGACGGCGACGAGGAGAAGGGCGCGTCAGCCAGTTCGCCGGCCGCCAGTGAGAAGCCTTCCGCTACGCCGCCCGTAGACGAGCCGACCACCGCTGAGGTGATCACGGCGCAGAACAGTCCCGAGTTCGCCACGTTGTTGAAGGCGGATCCGTGTGGCGAAGCGAACGTGAACTTCGCAACCAAGCACGAGGGGCAGACGGTCGCCTTCGACGGGTCAATCAGGCACATGGCGGCCCACGCGGATGCCCGGACCCGCTACGACTTCCTTCTCGGCCCGGGCGACAAGGGGCCGCAGACGACGGACGGCCCGAACTTCAAGTACGAGGACGTCAACACCGGAAACCTCCACCTGACCGGCAAAGAGGTCTCTGCCACCATTGCAGTTGGCGACAAGTTCCGCTTCACCGCCGAGGTCATCGAGTTCAACACGGTTCAGTGCCTGTTTCGCCTCGCCCCGGTCTCGACGGAGACCCGGTAG
- a CDS encoding IS110 family transposase, giving the protein MIDQQAENTVFAGVDTHTDTHHAAVVDPLGRPVADQEFPTTTQGYRALLTWLITFGHVQAVGVECTGSYGAGLTTVLSAADLMVVEVNAPDRGTRHARGKSDPIDAYAAARAAASGRATAIPKSHTGTVEALRQLRVARASAIKARTQAINQLIGLRVTAPEPLRASLTGLTRKALVKCCLRLRPGADLRCPADAARYALRQLARRIRILTEEIDDVTERMTMLTTSAGPELVALLGVGTETAGQLLVTAGDNPERLRSEAAFAALCGAAPVPASSGRTDRHRLSRGGDRQANRALHMIAVVRMRYCPRTRAYVARRTQQGLTKKDIIRCLKRFIAREVYRALTRTHTSGTISTT; this is encoded by the coding sequence ATGATCGATCAGCAGGCCGAGAACACAGTCTTCGCCGGAGTCGACACCCACACCGACACCCACCACGCCGCCGTCGTGGATCCGTTGGGACGCCCTGTCGCCGACCAAGAATTTCCCACGACCACCCAGGGGTACCGTGCCCTGTTGACGTGGCTCATCACGTTCGGGCACGTACAAGCGGTGGGGGTGGAGTGCACCGGCTCGTACGGCGCCGGCTTGACGACGGTGCTGAGCGCGGCCGACCTGATGGTGGTCGAGGTCAACGCCCCTGACCGAGGCACCCGACATGCCCGCGGAAAGTCCGACCCGATCGACGCCTACGCCGCCGCCCGCGCAGCGGCCTCAGGACGCGCTACGGCGATTCCCAAGTCCCACACCGGCACGGTGGAAGCCCTTCGCCAACTGCGTGTAGCCCGCGCCTCCGCGATCAAGGCCAGAACCCAGGCGATCAACCAACTCATCGGCCTGCGGGTAACCGCACCCGAGCCTCTGCGCGCGTCGCTCACGGGTCTCACCCGGAAGGCTCTGGTCAAGTGCTGCCTTCGGCTGCGGCCGGGAGCTGATCTCCGCTGTCCTGCTGACGCCGCTCGCTATGCGCTGCGGCAACTGGCACGTCGCATCCGCATACTCACCGAGGAGATCGACGACGTCACCGAACGTATGACCATGCTCACCACGTCCGCCGGGCCCGAGCTCGTCGCGTTGCTCGGCGTGGGAACCGAGACCGCAGGACAGCTCCTGGTCACAGCTGGCGACAACCCCGAACGCCTGCGCTCGGAGGCCGCGTTCGCCGCACTGTGCGGCGCCGCCCCAGTGCCGGCTTCCTCAGGGCGCACCGACCGGCATCGACTCAGCCGAGGCGGGGACCGCCAGGCCAACCGCGCTCTCCACATGATCGCGGTGGTGCGGATGCGCTACTGCCCGCGCACTCGCGCCTACGTTGCACGTCGTACCCAGCAGGGGCTGACCAAGAAGGACATCATCCGTTGCCTCAAGCGCTTCATCGCCCGAGAGGTCTACCGCGCCCTCACTCGTACTCACACCAGCGGCACCATCTCAACAACTTGA
- a CDS encoding IS3 family transposase (programmed frameshift): MRVARNREPGVTLEQIAADFGVHPITLSKWLRRSETDEGARPAMPSGESAELRVARKRIRLLEQENEVLRKAAAYLSQANLPKMMYPLVRELAAVPAPRRVPVAVTCRVLGLARQPYYRWLTSPVTNAELTEAYRAGALFDAHRDDPEFGHRFLADEARAGGEAMAERTAWRICRDNRWWSVFGKRKGRSRNAKAGPPVHDDRVRRNFTADGPNRTWLTDVTEHATGEGKLYLCAVKDVYSGRIVGYAIDARMKSRLAVTALESAVARRGQVGGCIVHSDRGSQFRSRKFVAVLARHSMIGSMGRVGAAGDNAAMESFFALLQKNVLDRRTWATRQELRIAIVTWIERTYHRRRRQKRLARLTPIEYEAMMTPPGALAA, encoded by the exons GTGCGGGTCGCGCGTAACCGCGAGCCCGGCGTCACGCTGGAACAGATCGCCGCTGACTTCGGCGTCCACCCGATCACGTTGTCGAAGTGGCTGCGCCGCTCCGAGACCGACGAGGGCGCCAGGCCCGCAATGCCGTCAGGTGAGTCGGCCGAGCTGCGCGTGGCCCGCAAGCGCATCCGTTTGCTGGAGCAGGAGAACGAGGTGCTGCGGAAAGCTGCGGCGTATCTGTCGCAGGCGAACCTGCCG AAAATGATGTACCCGCTCGTCCGCGAGCTGGCCGCTGTCCCTGCCCCTCGCCGGGTGCCGGTGGCGGTGACGTGCCGGGTACTCGGGCTGGCCCGCCAGCCCTACTACCGGTGGCTGACCTCTCCGGTCACCAACGCCGAGCTGACCGAGGCATATCGGGCAGGCGCCCTGTTCGACGCTCACCGCGACGATCCTGAGTTCGGTCACCGCTTCCTGGCCGACGAGGCCCGCGCGGGCGGTGAGGCGATGGCCGAGCGGACCGCCTGGCGGATCTGCCGCGACAACCGCTGGTGGAGCGTCTTCGGCAAACGCAAGGGCCGCAGCAGGAATGCCAAGGCCGGACCGCCGGTCCACGACGACCGCGTGCGCCGCAACTTCACCGCCGACGGCCCGAACCGGACGTGGCTCACGGACGTCACCGAGCACGCCACCGGCGAGGGCAAGCTATATCTGTGTGCCGTCAAGGACGTCTACTCCGGCCGCATCGTGGGCTACGCCATCGACGCCCGGATGAAGTCCCGCCTCGCAGTGACCGCCCTGGAGTCCGCCGTCGCCCGTCGCGGGCAGGTCGGCGGATGCATCGTTCATTCCGATCGCGGGTCGCAATTTCGCTCACGGAAATTTGTCGCCGTTCTCGCACGTCACAGCATGATCGGATCGATGGGCAGGGTCGGCGCCGCAGGCGACAACGCGGCCATGGAGAGCTTCTTCGCGCTGCTGCAGAAGAACGTCCTCGACCGCCGCACCTGGGCCACCCGCCAGGAACTACGGATCGCGATCGTCACCTGGATCGAACGCACCTACCACCGCCGCCGGCGCCAGAAACGCCTGGCCCGATTGACCCCCATCGAGTACGAAGCCATGATGACCCCACCCGGAGCCCTTGCTGCATAA
- a CDS encoding N-6 DNA methylase, which yields MLSRELQSKIDRLWDAFWSGGLSNPLEILEQITYLLFIRMLDVRRTSQERDAAAAGAPVDSVSTPLLNERLRWSSLLDEAPQHMFATVRDEIFPLLRTYGNENPEFLGPFADARFSIPTPGLLAKVVDTLEGVPLDAVGVGGDVYEYMLGKVAKAGHNGQFWTPRHIVQLMVEMTAPQPGEVICDPACGGAGFLVAAAEYVNRNRPETPEGPARHEQAGETTFQGFDFDNTMLRIGSMNMWLHGVQSPDIRYRDSLAQNTVEDSGRYSLVLTNPPFAGSLDYDAAADDLQKVIQTKKTELLFVALVLQLLKPGGRAAVIVPDGVLFGSTKAHKELRKILVENHQIDALVKLPSGVFRPYAGVSTSILFLTKTSGRGTDSVWFYDVTADGRSLDDRRTPLLSPKKLGPTPSERLDRSEHAKNNLPDVVSRWLLRHTSERGRRPSDQSFLVSKKEIAKSGYNLSLNYYRQAHETKELARESVRLGDFSEIYGGSVAARETGPAAPSGDPDVRRRVLQPSLLASQLCPVDTLPVRKDRREPRWRLREGDIVGRDLANVRHWTILPAEYQGVQPGQGLIVIRPLENPVPSEYLVTYLSSPQAEQQIKLYSVIPRIRRADLADIRVPICEGDFEEVRTSIARLAEGQVESEKIRDQLRDARLRIFEKGSSSERRARLDEAAELSSLIAQNLRKQSEPYRIFQETYPYGIARAVRKFRHSTSPAEKHEAALQCVESLILSLGIVAHAIAANRGRQDLPEIVQWKQAVGGGGVALGHWVAVIRAVGADAKEIGDPASGLAEATTQKKGKKGLMADLSALVILRNKIRHGAGPRTRAEFDRSSEKLERMMFSSLSWCTFLARARWVHMDRLRWLPEVGKFEVSGLVLMGDHPDFEPITFQTDVPLADGSLYMLTPQNEPIQLSPFCLLEDCPTCLAPELYYPDRLTASTALLKSLDRGHELESDTVYASLRPWTQA from the coding sequence GTGCTTTCACGTGAACTCCAGAGCAAGATCGACCGGTTGTGGGACGCTTTCTGGTCGGGCGGTTTGTCGAATCCGCTGGAGATCCTGGAACAGATCACGTACCTGCTGTTCATACGGATGCTCGACGTCCGGCGCACTTCTCAGGAACGGGACGCCGCTGCGGCCGGCGCACCGGTCGACTCCGTGAGTACGCCGCTGCTGAACGAACGGCTACGCTGGTCAAGCCTGTTGGACGAGGCGCCGCAACACATGTTCGCCACGGTCCGCGACGAGATTTTCCCCTTGCTCCGCACCTACGGCAACGAAAACCCGGAGTTCCTCGGGCCCTTCGCTGACGCGCGCTTCAGCATCCCCACACCTGGATTGCTCGCAAAGGTTGTCGACACGCTTGAGGGCGTACCCCTCGACGCGGTGGGCGTCGGCGGCGACGTGTACGAGTACATGCTGGGCAAAGTCGCGAAAGCGGGCCACAACGGGCAATTCTGGACGCCGCGGCACATTGTCCAGCTCATGGTGGAAATGACAGCTCCCCAGCCCGGAGAGGTCATCTGCGACCCCGCATGCGGGGGTGCCGGATTCCTCGTCGCGGCAGCGGAGTACGTCAACCGGAACCGGCCCGAGACGCCGGAGGGGCCAGCCCGGCACGAGCAGGCCGGCGAAACCACGTTCCAGGGATTCGACTTCGACAACACGATGCTGCGAATCGGCTCGATGAACATGTGGCTCCACGGGGTACAGAGCCCAGACATCCGCTATCGCGATTCGCTCGCGCAGAACACGGTCGAGGACAGCGGGCGGTACTCGCTGGTCCTCACCAACCCACCCTTCGCGGGCAGCCTCGACTACGACGCCGCTGCTGACGATCTCCAGAAAGTCATCCAGACGAAGAAGACCGAGTTGCTGTTCGTGGCCCTGGTGCTGCAACTGCTCAAACCCGGCGGGCGGGCGGCGGTCATCGTCCCGGACGGTGTTCTCTTCGGCTCCACCAAGGCCCACAAGGAACTACGAAAAATCCTTGTCGAGAATCACCAAATCGATGCCTTGGTGAAACTTCCCAGTGGTGTGTTCAGGCCCTACGCAGGTGTGTCCACATCGATCCTCTTCCTGACGAAGACCAGCGGCAGGGGCACGGACAGCGTCTGGTTCTACGACGTCACGGCGGACGGGCGGAGTCTTGACGACCGGCGCACACCGCTCCTCTCCCCGAAAAAGCTCGGCCCGACCCCGAGCGAAAGGCTTGATCGGTCCGAGCACGCCAAAAACAACCTCCCTGACGTAGTGAGCCGCTGGCTGCTGCGCCACACGAGCGAACGGGGCCGTAGGCCGAGCGACCAGAGCTTTCTGGTTTCGAAGAAGGAGATCGCCAAGAGTGGCTACAACCTTTCCCTGAACTACTACAGGCAGGCCCACGAGACGAAGGAGCTGGCTCGAGAAAGTGTTCGGCTAGGGGACTTCTCCGAAATCTACGGCGGTTCGGTCGCAGCTAGGGAGACGGGTCCAGCAGCGCCCTCGGGCGACCCGGACGTGCGGAGAAGAGTGTTGCAACCTTCTCTGCTGGCCTCCCAGCTCTGCCCCGTCGATACCCTTCCGGTACGCAAGGACCGGCGCGAGCCCCGGTGGAGGCTACGAGAAGGCGACATAGTCGGCCGCGACCTTGCGAACGTACGGCACTGGACGATTCTCCCCGCGGAATATCAGGGCGTGCAGCCCGGCCAGGGCCTGATCGTCATCAGGCCCCTGGAGAATCCAGTCCCTTCCGAGTATCTCGTCACCTATCTTTCGAGCCCTCAAGCAGAGCAGCAGATTAAGCTTTACAGCGTCATACCTCGCATCAGGCGCGCTGACCTCGCTGATATCCGTGTCCCGATATGTGAAGGAGACTTCGAGGAAGTTCGTACATCCATCGCCCGACTCGCAGAGGGGCAGGTGGAGTCGGAAAAGATCCGGGACCAGCTTCGCGACGCCCGGCTGCGTATCTTCGAGAAGGGGTCGAGCAGTGAGCGTCGCGCGAGACTCGACGAAGCGGCGGAACTGAGTTCGCTGATCGCCCAGAATCTCCGAAAGCAGAGCGAGCCATACAGGATTTTCCAGGAGACGTATCCTTATGGAATTGCTCGGGCGGTGCGGAAGTTCCGGCACAGCACGTCGCCCGCAGAGAAGCATGAGGCTGCCCTCCAATGTGTGGAGTCGCTCATCCTTTCCCTCGGCATCGTCGCCCATGCCATTGCCGCGAACCGGGGGCGACAGGATCTGCCCGAGATCGTTCAGTGGAAGCAGGCCGTGGGAGGCGGTGGTGTGGCACTGGGGCACTGGGTAGCAGTCATTCGAGCCGTAGGAGCAGACGCCAAGGAAATCGGCGATCCCGCGTCCGGGCTGGCTGAGGCCACGACCCAGAAGAAAGGGAAAAAGGGATTGATGGCGGATCTCTCTGCTCTCGTGATCCTGAGGAACAAGATCAGGCACGGTGCGGGGCCGCGGACGCGGGCAGAATTCGACAGGAGCTCGGAAAAACTGGAGCGAATGATGTTCAGCAGTTTGTCCTGGTGTACATTCTTGGCGCGAGCCCGGTGGGTGCACATGGACAGGCTGCGTTGGCTTCCCGAAGTGGGAAAGTTCGAAGTCTCGGGCCTCGTACTCATGGGCGATCACCCTGATTTCGAGCCCATCACTTTCCAAACCGACGTCCCCTTGGCCGATGGCAGTCTCTACATGCTGACGCCCCAGAACGAGCCTATACAGCTCTCACCCTTCTGCCTGCTCGAGGACTGTCCCACCTGCCTGGCGCCCGAACTCTATTACCCGGACCGACTCACCGCCTCCACGGCGCTGCTAAAAAGCCTTGACCGGGGACATGAGCTGGAAAGCGACACCGTATATGCCTCGCTGCGGCCATGGACACAAGCATGA